A DNA window from Mastomys coucha isolate ucsf_1 unplaced genomic scaffold, UCSF_Mcou_1 pScaffold21, whole genome shotgun sequence contains the following coding sequences:
- the Plk1 gene encoding serine/threonine-protein kinase PLK1 has protein sequence MNAAAKAGKLARAPADLGKGGVPGDAAPGAPVAAPLAKEIPEVLVDPRSRRQYIRGRFLGKGGFAKCFEISDADTKEVFAGKIVPKSLLLKPHQKEKMSMEISIHRSLAHQHIVGFHGFFEDSDFVFVVLELCRRRSLLELHKRRKALTEPEARYYLRQIVLGCQYLHRNQVIHRDLKLGNLFLNEDLEVKIGDFGLATKVEYEGERKKTLCGTPNYIAPEVLSKKGHSFEVDVWSIGCIMYTLLVGKPPFETSCLKETYLRIKKNEYSIPKHINPVAASLIQKMLQTDPTARPTIHELLNDEFFTSGYIPARLPITCLTIPPRFSIAPSSLDPSSRKPLTVLNKGVENPLPDRPREKEELVVRERNEAIECHLSDLLQQLTSVNVSKPSERGLVRQEEAEDPACIPIFWVSKWVDYSDKYGLGYQLCDNSVGVLFNDSTRLILYNDGDSLQYIERDGTESYLTVSSHPNSLMKKITLLNYFRNYMSEHLLKAGANITPREGDELARLPYLRTWFRTRSAIILHLSNGTVQINFFQDHTKLILCPLMAAVTYINEKRDFRTYRLSLLEEYGCCKELASRLRYARTMVDKLLSSRSASNRLKAS, from the exons ATGAATGCAGCGGCCAAAGCTGGAAAGTTGGCTCGAGCACCAGCCGATCTTGGGAAAGGTGGGGTCCCGGGAGATGCAGCTCCCGGTGCCCCAGTGGCCGCCCCGCTGGCGAAAGAGATTCCGGAGGTCTTAGTGGATCCACGCAGCCGGCGTCAGTATATACGGGGGCGCTTTCTGGGTAAAGGAGGCTTCGCCAAATGCTTCGAGATCTCAGACGCAGACACAAAAGAGGTGTTCGCAGGCAAAATCGTGCCTAAGTCTTTGCTGCTCAAGCCCCACCAGAAGGAGAAGATGTCTATGGAGATCTCAATTCACCGCAGCCTTGCACACCAACATATCGTAGGCTTCCATGGCTTTTTCGAGGACAGCGActttgtgtttgtggttttggAGCTTTGTCGCAGGAGG tcccttcTGGAGCTGCACAAGAGGAGGAAGGCACTGACCGAGCCTGAGGCCCGCTACTACCTGCGGCAAATAGTCCTGGGCTGCCAGTACCTGCACCGCAATCAAGTCATTCACAGGGACCTCAAGCTGGGCAACCTCTTCCTGAATGAGGATCTGGAGGTGAAAATAG GGGATTTTGGCCTGGCAACCAAAGTGGAATATGAAGGGGAACGAAAGAAGACCTTGTGTGGCACTCCTAACTACATAGCTCCTGAGGTGCTGAGCAAGAAGGGACACAGTTTTGAGGTGGATGTGTGGTCCATCGGGTGCATCAT GTATACCTTGCTAGTGGGCAAGCCACCCTTTGAGACCTCATGCCTAAAAGAGACATACCTCCGGatcaagaaaaatgaatacagtATTCCCAAG CACATCAACCCAGTGGCCGCCTCCCTCATCCAGAAGATGCTTCAGACAGACCCCACCGCCCGCCCCACCATTCATGAGCTGCTAAATGATGAGTTCTTCACTTCTGGTTACATCCCCGCTCGGCTCCCCATTACCTGCCTCACCATCCCACCAAGGTTTTCAATAGCTCCCAGCAGCCTGGACCCCAGCAGCAGGAAGCCTCTCACAGTCCTCAATAAAG GCGTGGAGAACCCTCTGCCTGACCGTCCCCGGGAGAAAGAGGAACTGGTGGTCCGGGAGAGAAACGAGGCTATCGAGTGCCACCTTAGTGACTTGCTACAGCAGCTGACCAGTGTCAATGTCTCCAAGCCCTCAGAGCGTGGGCTGGTACGGCAAG AGGAGGCTGAGGATCCTGCTTGCATCCCTATCTTCTGGGTCAGCAAGTGGGTGGACTATTCGGACAAGTATGGCCTTG GGTATCAGCTGTGTGACAATAGTGTGGGGGTGCTCTTTAATGACTCAACACGCCTCATCCTCTACAATGACGGGGACAGCCTGCAGTACATAGAGCGTGATGGCACGGAGTCCTACCTCACTGTGAGCTCCCATCCCAACTCCTTGATGAAGAAG ATCACTCTCCTCAACTATTTCCGCAATTACATGAGTGAGCACCTGCTGAAGGCAGGAGCCAACATCACACCCCGGGAAGGCGACGAGCTGGCCCGGCTGCCCTACCTACGAACATGGTTCCGCACGCGCAGCGCCATCATCCTGCACCTCAGCAATGGCACTGTACAGATTAATTTCTTCCAG gACCACACCAAACTTATCCTGTGCCCCCTGATGGCAGCAGTGACCTATATCAACGAGAAGAGGGACTTCCGAACATACCGCCTGAGCCTCCTGGAGGAATACGGCTGCTGCAAGGAGCTGGCTAGCCGCCTCCGGTACGCCCGCACCATGGTAGACAAGCTGCTGAGCTCACGCTCTGCTAGCAACCGCCTCAAGGCCTCCTAG